In Symmachiella dynata, the following are encoded in one genomic region:
- a CDS encoding ThuA domain-containing protein — protein MKALLLFALTGLFAASMAITAQAAEEQVPHVVFITGDEEYRSEESMPMLAKILKRDYGFKVTVCYSLAEDGTIDPDNLRSITGIEALDDADLMVLFTRFRDLPDEQFNHFLNYVKTGKPIVGFRTATHAFKFDNNKKHSEWGWRGEKIAQLLGQNWITHHGHFGDGHQFLTDITIAPGEKQHPILRGVKPFQAYSWLYHVQGGGDKLRGDAQPLMIGRALISGHEKSGKTDRYPLTNPVAWTKTYEGEDGVRGRVFFSTAAHPFDFKDESARKLSINGMLWALGMEDRIPAAGANVEFVGEYDPNNSGYGNKPNPKDRFKPNRKPEEI, from the coding sequence ATGAAAGCCCTCTTACTTTTTGCCCTGACCGGATTATTTGCAGCTTCAATGGCCATCACTGCTCAAGCAGCCGAGGAACAAGTTCCGCACGTCGTGTTCATCACGGGCGATGAGGAATACCGCAGCGAAGAATCGATGCCCATGTTGGCGAAGATTCTCAAGCGGGATTACGGTTTCAAAGTCACCGTCTGCTATTCGCTGGCCGAGGACGGCACGATCGATCCTGATAACCTCAGGTCGATTACCGGAATCGAAGCCTTGGACGATGCCGACCTCATGGTGCTGTTCACGCGCTTCCGCGACTTGCCCGATGAACAGTTCAACCACTTTTTGAATTACGTCAAAACCGGCAAACCAATCGTCGGCTTTCGCACAGCTACGCATGCCTTCAAATTCGACAACAACAAAAAGCACAGCGAATGGGGTTGGCGCGGCGAAAAGATCGCCCAGCTGCTGGGCCAAAATTGGATCACACACCACGGCCATTTCGGCGACGGCCACCAATTTTTAACCGACATTACAATCGCCCCTGGCGAGAAACAGCACCCCATCCTCCGCGGCGTCAAACCGTTTCAGGCCTATTCCTGGTTGTACCACGTCCAGGGTGGCGGCGATAAATTACGCGGCGACGCCCAACCGTTGATGATTGGTCGGGCCTTAATCTCGGGGCATGAAAAATCAGGCAAGACGGATCGTTATCCATTAACCAACCCTGTTGCCTGGACAAAGACCTATGAGGGCGAAGACGGCGTCCGCGGCCGCGTCTTCTTTTCCACAGCTGCGCATCCGTTTGACTTCAAAGATGAATCGGCGCGAAAACTATCAATCAACGGCATGCTCTGGGCGCTCGGCATGGAAGACCGCATTCCCGCCGCAGGAGCCAACGTCGAATTCGTCGGCGAATACGACCCCAACAATTCCGGCTATGGCAACAAGCCCAACCCCAAGGATCGCTTCAAGCCGAATCGCAAACCGGAAGAGATTTAG
- a CDS encoding XdhC family protein: MQDVLRQLQEDIQNRRPVAYTALVETRGSTPQKAGARMLVYPDGSQAGTLGGGCVEAEVKRRALRLLDEGNVELLTFQLDDNYGWDDGLICGGRMKMLVDPIRPDEDVDYFRILDESLVAGTPCTEAVIINSESAGGGCEGDRFLVDADGHCLASRGSVTSPPAGLIESLKPILERPRAYVAGGVSFLPFLQRCRLLIVGGGHVGQRVAEMAADVDFDVWVVDDREEYCNLDRFPRAKRLIVGDIDTALSGLEIDHRTFCVIVTRGHNHDEEALYHLAETSASYVGMIGSRRKIKLIFDDLLAEGISREALQRVHAPLGFDIGSQTVPEIAISIVAELIAHRNLGESPSKFRTNNVLGNVE; this comes from the coding sequence ATGCAAGATGTGTTGCGGCAATTGCAGGAAGACATTCAAAACCGGCGGCCGGTTGCCTATACAGCGCTGGTAGAAACCCGCGGCTCGACGCCGCAAAAGGCTGGGGCGCGGATGTTGGTTTATCCCGACGGTTCACAAGCGGGCACGTTGGGGGGTGGATGTGTCGAAGCGGAAGTCAAACGCCGCGCGCTGCGTTTATTGGATGAGGGCAACGTTGAGCTACTGACGTTTCAACTCGATGACAACTACGGTTGGGACGACGGATTGATCTGTGGCGGACGCATGAAGATGCTGGTCGATCCGATCCGTCCGGACGAGGACGTCGATTACTTCCGGATCCTTGATGAGTCGCTCGTGGCAGGCACGCCCTGCACCGAAGCGGTGATTATTAATTCCGAAAGTGCCGGCGGAGGATGCGAAGGAGACCGGTTTTTGGTGGATGCCGATGGCCACTGTCTTGCCAGTCGCGGTAGTGTGACATCCCCTCCCGCGGGACTCATCGAGTCTCTCAAGCCGATTTTGGAACGTCCACGGGCCTATGTCGCCGGGGGCGTGTCGTTTCTGCCGTTCCTGCAGCGCTGTCGGTTGCTCATCGTTGGGGGCGGACATGTCGGACAGCGGGTGGCGGAAATGGCAGCCGATGTCGACTTCGATGTCTGGGTTGTGGATGACCGTGAAGAGTATTGCAATCTGGATCGTTTTCCGCGTGCCAAACGCTTGATCGTGGGCGACATTGACACAGCATTGAGTGGTTTGGAAATTGACCACCGCACGTTTTGTGTGATTGTCACTCGTGGACACAACCACGACGAAGAGGCGCTGTATCATCTGGCGGAAACCTCAGCGAGCTACGTGGGCATGATCGGCAGTCGGCGAAAAATCAAATTGATTTTCGACGATCTGTTGGCTGAAGGAATTTCGCGCGAAGCACTACAGCGCGTCCACGCTCCGCTGGGCTTCGACATCGGTTCGCAAACCGTGCCAGAAATCGCCATCAGCATCGTGGCGGAGTTGATTGCCCACCGCAATTTGGGTGAATCGCCGTCCAAGTTCCGCACCAACAACGTGCTGGGAAATGTTGAGTAG
- a CDS encoding tetratricopeptide repeat protein — MADESVWIIDADKDTFEQDVILRSQSMPVVVDFWATWCAPCKQLLPILEKLAVEYDGKFLLVKVNIDLQQELAMAFGVQSVPHVFAVVNGQAVDQFTGLLPEEQIRQWLDSLMPSPAQTLLSEGHALQEADPAAAEAKFREAMALEANNDAIKVGLISALFAQQKDAECSAMIAELENRGYLEDEVEKVKAELEFRAVAAEAGGVDEIRQKAGAEPDNLELQLELADALAAAHQFPEALDICLSIITRDVGKLRDKARETMVNIFHLVGDNSEVANEYRRKLASALY, encoded by the coding sequence ATGGCTGACGAATCGGTTTGGATTATTGATGCGGACAAGGACACCTTTGAACAGGATGTTATTCTGCGTTCGCAGAGCATGCCGGTGGTCGTTGATTTTTGGGCCACTTGGTGCGCGCCGTGTAAACAACTGTTGCCGATTTTGGAAAAGCTAGCGGTCGAATACGACGGCAAGTTCCTGCTCGTCAAAGTCAATATCGACCTGCAACAAGAACTGGCGATGGCCTTTGGCGTGCAATCGGTGCCGCACGTCTTCGCTGTCGTTAATGGGCAAGCGGTCGATCAGTTTACGGGGTTATTGCCGGAAGAACAGATCCGGCAATGGCTCGATTCGTTGATGCCCTCACCGGCGCAGACGTTGTTGTCCGAAGGCCACGCGCTGCAGGAAGCGGATCCGGCAGCAGCCGAGGCGAAGTTTCGCGAAGCCATGGCGCTGGAAGCGAACAACGATGCAATTAAAGTCGGCCTGATCAGTGCACTGTTCGCTCAACAAAAAGATGCGGAATGCTCGGCGATGATTGCGGAGTTGGAAAATCGCGGCTATTTGGAAGACGAAGTCGAAAAGGTCAAAGCGGAGTTGGAATTTCGAGCTGTCGCGGCCGAAGCCGGTGGCGTGGACGAAATTCGCCAAAAAGCCGGCGCGGAACCGGACAACCTAGAATTGCAATTAGAACTCGCCGACGCCTTGGCTGCAGCACATCAATTTCCTGAAGCGCTTGATATCTGCCTGTCAATCATCACCCGCGACGTGGGCAAACTCCGCGACAAGGCGCGTGAAACGATGGTGAATATTTTCCATCTTGTCGGCGACAACTCTGAAGTCGCCAACGAATACCGTCGCAAATTGGCCTCGGCGCTGTATTAA
- a CDS encoding malate dehydrogenase produces MATPIRIAVTGAAGQIGYSLVFRIASGEVFGPDQPVIMHLIEIPPAMGALDGIEMELDDCAYPTLAGVVKASSDDLEAGFADCNFVVCVGSIPRKAGMERGDLIRINGPIFTSTGKAIQAAAAKDVRVLVVGNPCNTNCLIAMSNAPDVPSDRWFAMTRLDENRAVAQLAQKSGQPVAAVTGMAIWGNHSATQFPDFFNTKIGGKSAVEVIGDDEWLKNDFIATVQQRGAAVIKARGASSAASAANAALGTLKSIVTPTPAGTVFSAAICSDGSYGIDEGLITSFPLTTDGNKWSVVQGLEHNEFAQAKIDATVAELQSERDTVKDLLA; encoded by the coding sequence ATGGCAACCCCCATCCGTATTGCTGTCACCGGCGCCGCCGGGCAAATTGGCTATAGCCTCGTGTTTCGCATCGCTTCGGGCGAAGTTTTTGGACCGGACCAGCCGGTGATCATGCATCTCATTGAAATCCCCCCCGCCATGGGCGCGCTGGATGGGATTGAGATGGAATTGGACGATTGTGCCTATCCCACACTCGCAGGTGTCGTCAAAGCCAGCAGCGACGACCTGGAAGCCGGCTTCGCCGATTGCAACTTCGTTGTCTGTGTCGGCAGTATTCCTCGTAAAGCGGGCATGGAACGGGGCGATTTGATTCGGATCAACGGACCGATTTTCACCAGCACGGGAAAAGCGATTCAAGCCGCTGCAGCCAAAGACGTTCGTGTTCTGGTTGTGGGCAATCCGTGTAACACCAATTGCCTGATCGCCATGAGCAATGCCCCCGACGTGCCGAGCGATCGTTGGTTTGCGATGACCCGGTTGGATGAAAACCGTGCGGTTGCCCAATTGGCCCAAAAATCAGGACAACCAGTCGCTGCCGTCACCGGCATGGCGATTTGGGGCAATCATAGCGCGACTCAATTCCCGGACTTCTTCAATACGAAGATCGGCGGCAAGTCGGCTGTTGAGGTGATCGGCGACGATGAGTGGCTGAAAAACGATTTCATTGCCACCGTGCAACAGCGCGGTGCCGCCGTCATTAAAGCCCGCGGCGCATCGAGTGCCGCCTCGGCAGCCAATGCGGCTCTCGGCACGCTGAAAAGCATCGTCACCCCCACCCCGGCAGGTACCGTGTTTAGCGCCGCCATTTGTAGCGATGGCAGCTACGGCATCGACGAAGGCCTGATCACCAGTTTTCCGCTGACCACCGACGGCAACAAATGGAGTGTCGTGCAAGGGCTGGAGCACAACGAATTCGCCCAGGCCAAAATCGACGCCACCGTCGCCGAACTGCAAAGCGAACGGGACACGGTTAAGGACTTGTTGGCCTAA
- a CDS encoding peptidoglycan recognition family protein, with product MSAVDTFCNAQYIPRPVADRADLLPVGGTIVAIPVIIDGEKILRATSRRILRATLLVLLGSTLSSCTRHHASLPPDVVSTPRQIPSVPSVARIRGNIPTTSVQLPTRPVSLPSENNPWKPDGPPREWNYIVLHHTASHAGSVEQIHEQHLGKGWEGIGYHFVIGNGDGMGDGVIEPTFRWREQMHGAHAGKRDYNQHGIGIVLIGNFEETSPSSAQMDSVIRLVATLKSEYGISADNVIPHSEVKATACPGKNFPLAEVAAVELDHRLTQNQRDEPRPNLAAQYRSTTR from the coding sequence ATGTCCGCCGTTGACACGTTCTGCAATGCCCAATACATTCCACGCCCTGTAGCCGACCGGGCGGATCTGTTGCCTGTTGGCGGGACCATTGTCGCCATACCCGTTATCATAGACGGGGAGAAAATTTTGCGGGCAACGTCGAGACGGATACTGCGAGCAACGTTGCTCGTGTTGCTGGGAAGCACCCTTTCCAGTTGCACGCGGCATCATGCGTCGTTGCCGCCGGATGTGGTCAGCACGCCGCGGCAAATTCCATCCGTCCCCTCGGTCGCCCGGATACGGGGGAACATTCCCACGACGTCCGTGCAACTGCCGACTCGGCCTGTCTCCCTGCCATCGGAAAACAACCCTTGGAAGCCGGACGGCCCTCCGCGAGAATGGAATTACATTGTTCTGCACCACACAGCATCACATGCGGGAAGTGTGGAACAAATTCATGAACAACATTTGGGAAAAGGTTGGGAAGGAATCGGGTATCACTTTGTGATCGGTAACGGCGACGGCATGGGAGATGGAGTCATCGAACCCACCTTTCGCTGGCGGGAACAAATGCATGGTGCCCATGCCGGTAAACGGGACTACAACCAACACGGCATCGGAATCGTGTTGATTGGTAATTTTGAAGAGACATCCCCTTCATCGGCGCAAATGGATTCCGTCATCCGACTGGTGGCCACATTAAAAAGTGAATACGGCATCTCCGCCGACAACGTGATTCCCCACAGCGAAGTCAAAGCGACAGCCTGTCCCGGCAAAAACTTTCCCTTAGCGGAAGTCGCTGCCGTTGAACTTGATCATCGCCTGACACAGAACCAACGAGACGAACCCAGGCCGAATCTGGCCGCTCAGTATAGGAGTACGACGCGATGA
- a CDS encoding alpha/beta hydrolase, with the protein MNTRFSHNTAQVGGEGLDASAATDLIPTSYSAALRRRFDIDVDSIESPAATYVPEYYESNYAYPLLIWLHDEGGTERDLLRIMPEISNRNYFGLSLRGPLDARTDQDGYRWSHLIDDVIAVENELHEQVGRLRRMYNIHSERVFIGGCGDGATAAIRIALRHPEWFAGVACIGGGMPTMDKPLANYRQMQGKRILLASEQTAEPSHTRELGTLLHTAGMTICSRMYESAKPTHHEVVRDIDRWMMQECYRTVTVE; encoded by the coding sequence ATGAATACTCGATTTTCTCACAACACCGCACAAGTCGGCGGAGAGGGCCTCGACGCTTCAGCGGCCACGGATCTGATCCCAACGAGCTATTCCGCTGCGCTCCGGCGGCGGTTTGACATCGATGTCGATTCCATCGAATCCCCCGCGGCGACGTACGTCCCGGAATACTACGAATCCAACTATGCCTATCCGCTTTTAATCTGGCTGCACGACGAAGGGGGCACCGAACGGGACCTGCTCCGCATCATGCCGGAGATCAGCAACCGCAATTATTTTGGGTTGTCACTCCGCGGTCCGCTAGACGCCCGGACGGATCAGGATGGCTATCGCTGGTCGCATCTCATCGATGATGTGATCGCTGTCGAAAACGAACTGCACGAACAGGTCGGCCGCTTGCGACGGATGTACAACATTCATTCGGAACGGGTCTTCATCGGCGGCTGCGGCGACGGAGCGACAGCTGCGATACGCATCGCGCTGCGGCATCCAGAATGGTTCGCCGGCGTAGCATGCATCGGTGGAGGCATGCCGACCATGGACAAACCGCTGGCCAATTATCGCCAGATGCAAGGCAAGCGAATTCTCTTGGCGAGCGAACAAACCGCTGAGCCGTCGCATACCCGCGAATTGGGCACCTTGCTGCATACCGCGGGCATGACCATCTGCTCGCGAATGTACGAATCGGCAAAGCCGACGCATCACGAGGTTGTCCGCGATATCGACCGTTGGATGATGCAGGAATGCTACCGCACCGTGACGGTGGAATAG
- a CDS encoding FG-GAP repeat domain-containing protein: MAAFCKWTLLVVCVLAGLVDGYRRPARAEENQTAKSDLAQYYGFEPLEIYKLNKRSRNLLPADLNHDGRTDLIIVDNGNSRLDLLLQRDGEQVAEQPAPGESLANFIGSDGRLQHKKVTLDKVVSALTTGDFNGDGRTDLAYFGGRDQLIVRYQGEDGNWQSMRRLRLPEVTPASWNTAAGDLNGDGKDDIAVLGKKETYLIYQQPDGKLAAPQTVMNTSGKLGLVRITDLDGDGRADLSYQSQEGDDRPFCVRFQDQQGRLGPEYRFEIEMPRASTLYNLDGKPGDEILTIENRTGRVKVHQVVRSQPQESDLTGQMIYYGFGSGSSSRDTDMGIGDVNGDGLKDVVVTDPGSAQIVVFRQHPKTGLDQGQTFPSLTDAQQVRVGNLDGDPKGDEVVVLSEKEKAIGYSRMAHGRLSFPIVLPLEDEPMAIELADLNGNGREELVCISRSGRSKYRLHAMSLEEDGQWSPRHWGQSDMHDIELTFKNQPKQLMKLDANGDGRIDFLVFAGSEPELLLTNDKGVPEPLENRRGLGLGKVAAGAVFASTGQNPVLLVAQQNFARQMKINEEQQWQVVDQFNAAESSAKIVGAAPINLDDTPGDEVVLVDTGVKKLRLLKKVDNLFRPWREVEIGDFRYLSTHVADLNGDERDDLLLFGSGRFGVLYAGQTDPQLKEVASYETELDKARFADLIAGDLNGDGFVDIACLDTKSQLVEVLDFAPETGLRHAFYFKVFEEKSLNASEQTGTNPREAAIADVTGDGLNDLILLSHDRVLVYPQDPGK; encoded by the coding sequence ATGGCTGCTTTTTGCAAATGGACGTTGCTTGTTGTCTGCGTGCTTGCCGGACTTGTTGATGGATATCGCCGACCGGCGCGTGCCGAGGAAAATCAGACTGCGAAATCCGATCTTGCTCAATACTACGGATTTGAGCCGCTCGAAATTTATAAACTCAACAAACGCTCCCGCAACTTGCTGCCGGCCGATTTGAATCACGATGGGCGGACCGATCTGATTATCGTGGACAATGGCAACAGCCGTCTCGATCTGCTGTTGCAACGTGATGGCGAACAGGTGGCTGAACAGCCGGCGCCTGGCGAGAGCCTCGCGAATTTCATCGGCAGCGACGGCCGGTTGCAACACAAAAAAGTCACGTTGGACAAAGTGGTCTCCGCGTTGACGACCGGCGATTTTAATGGCGATGGCCGAACCGACCTCGCCTATTTCGGCGGGAGGGACCAGTTAATTGTCCGTTACCAAGGCGAAGATGGAAACTGGCAGTCGATGCGGCGGTTGCGCTTACCCGAAGTCACCCCCGCCAGCTGGAACACTGCTGCCGGCGACCTAAACGGCGACGGCAAAGACGACATTGCTGTTTTGGGCAAAAAAGAAACCTATCTGATTTATCAACAACCGGACGGCAAGTTGGCGGCGCCGCAAACGGTGATGAATACATCGGGCAAATTGGGACTGGTCCGCATCACCGATCTGGATGGGGATGGTCGCGCGGATTTGAGCTATCAATCGCAGGAAGGGGACGACCGGCCGTTTTGTGTCCGTTTTCAAGACCAGCAAGGCCGCTTGGGGCCGGAGTATCGCTTCGAAATCGAAATGCCCCGCGCGTCGACGCTGTACAATCTCGACGGCAAACCGGGCGATGAAATCCTGACGATTGAAAATCGCACGGGACGCGTCAAAGTCCATCAAGTCGTCCGCTCCCAGCCCCAGGAAAGTGATTTAACGGGGCAAATGATTTATTACGGTTTCGGTTCGGGCAGTTCCAGTCGCGATACCGATATGGGAATCGGCGACGTGAATGGTGACGGACTGAAAGATGTGGTTGTCACCGATCCAGGCAGCGCACAAATCGTCGTCTTTCGCCAACATCCCAAGACTGGCCTCGATCAAGGTCAAACCTTTCCGAGTCTGACCGATGCACAACAGGTTCGCGTTGGGAATTTGGACGGCGATCCCAAAGGGGACGAAGTGGTCGTGCTCAGTGAAAAGGAAAAGGCGATCGGATACAGCCGGATGGCGCACGGCCGACTTTCGTTTCCGATAGTACTCCCGTTGGAAGACGAGCCAATGGCAATCGAATTGGCCGACCTCAATGGAAACGGTCGCGAGGAGTTGGTCTGCATTTCCCGCAGCGGCCGATCCAAATATCGCCTGCATGCTATGTCATTGGAGGAAGACGGTCAGTGGTCGCCACGGCATTGGGGTCAAAGCGACATGCACGACATCGAGTTGACCTTCAAGAACCAACCGAAACAGCTGATGAAACTCGATGCCAACGGCGACGGGCGGATCGACTTTTTGGTCTTTGCCGGTTCTGAACCGGAATTGTTGCTGACCAACGACAAGGGCGTTCCCGAACCGTTGGAAAACCGCCGCGGCTTGGGACTGGGGAAAGTCGCAGCCGGTGCTGTCTTTGCCAGCACGGGGCAAAACCCGGTCTTGTTGGTGGCGCAACAGAATTTCGCCCGCCAAATGAAGATCAACGAGGAACAACAATGGCAAGTGGTCGACCAGTTTAATGCGGCGGAAAGCAGCGCCAAAATCGTAGGAGCTGCTCCGATCAATCTCGATGACACCCCAGGGGACGAAGTCGTCCTGGTCGATACGGGCGTGAAGAAATTGCGATTACTTAAGAAAGTCGACAACCTATTTCGTCCCTGGCGCGAGGTGGAGATCGGCGATTTTCGTTATCTCTCCACACATGTTGCCGACCTCAACGGCGATGAACGTGATGACCTGCTACTGTTCGGCAGCGGCCGGTTTGGCGTGCTGTACGCCGGGCAGACCGATCCACAGTTGAAGGAGGTTGCCAGCTACGAAACCGAGTTGGACAAGGCGCGCTTCGCGGATCTGATTGCCGGCGATCTCAACGGTGACGGATTTGTCGACATCGCTTGCCTCGACACGAAGTCGCAATTGGTGGAGGTGCTTGATTTTGCTCCCGAGACAGGATTGCGACACGCGTTTTACTTCAAAGTGTTTGAAGAAAAGAGCCTCAATGCCTCGGAGCAGACCGGCACCAATCCCCGCGAAGCCGCGATTGCCGATGTTACCGGCGATGGTCTCAACGACCTGATCCTGCTGTCACACGACCGCGTGCTGGTGTATCCGCAAGATCCCGGTAAGTAA
- the sppA gene encoding signal peptide peptidase SppA yields the protein MRRMPATIAFVVSALFCSYVVAADEKKPAEATATKSVEKPAKKPEKKPVLTWAHLDITGSYPEGAQAPPLFSKKSESLATIIERLDKAADDRKITGVILNISGPTIGRAKLNELRQAIGNIRAKGKPVYAWVDQGSSGEYQIATACDQIYMPESATLMLTGLRAEITFYKNLFDKAGIQPEMLRVGAFKSAAEPYTRTEMSPEFRQEMNEIIGNFYEQMISMIAEARKLDPKAVEAAIDTAPLSSAEAHQLGLIDHVAYEDQLIDAVEKLNPEAEVKLSKRYGKKKMNLDFSLFGFQQTMNQLMGIDTKRSSKRPKIAVIYATGAITSGRSGSSMFGGQSLGSETLIKAIREVREDETVKAVVLRVDSPGGSALASDLMWRELELLEVPFYVSMGDTAASGGYYIAMGADRIFAEPGTLTGSIGVVGGKLAIGGLFNKVGVTTSVISRGKNAGVFSTTDGFTESERAAMVKLLNTVYEQFTSKAAKGRGMDLARLEELAGGRVYTGTQALKVGLVDELGTLADTITAVKVKAGFDADKNLELKVLPKAPNPLEAFLGPMDADARSSAAQTALLRRTLDGIAPELTRQLQGLELLRLFGNQRVLVLMPFNLHLN from the coding sequence ATGCGTCGCATGCCCGCCACAATCGCCTTCGTCGTCTCCGCGTTGTTTTGCTCCTATGTAGTTGCAGCGGATGAAAAAAAGCCAGCGGAAGCAACCGCTACCAAGTCTGTTGAGAAGCCGGCGAAAAAACCTGAAAAGAAACCGGTCCTCACTTGGGCGCATCTGGACATCACCGGCAGCTACCCCGAAGGGGCGCAGGCTCCACCATTGTTCAGCAAGAAATCAGAAAGTCTGGCCACCATTATCGAGCGGCTGGACAAAGCGGCCGATGATCGCAAGATCACCGGTGTGATTCTCAACATCAGCGGTCCCACGATTGGGCGCGCGAAATTGAATGAGCTGCGGCAAGCGATTGGCAATATTCGCGCCAAAGGCAAACCGGTTTATGCCTGGGTCGATCAAGGCAGCAGCGGCGAGTACCAGATTGCCACCGCCTGCGATCAAATCTATATGCCCGAATCAGCCACGTTGATGCTCACCGGTCTGCGGGCTGAGATCACCTTTTACAAAAATCTGTTCGACAAGGCGGGTATTCAACCCGAAATGTTGCGGGTGGGTGCATTCAAATCCGCGGCAGAGCCGTATACGCGGACCGAGATGAGTCCGGAGTTTCGGCAGGAAATGAACGAAATCATCGGCAATTTTTATGAGCAGATGATTTCGATGATCGCCGAGGCGCGCAAGTTAGACCCCAAAGCGGTCGAGGCGGCCATCGATACCGCTCCGCTGTCTTCCGCTGAGGCGCATCAACTGGGATTGATTGACCATGTGGCTTACGAGGACCAATTGATTGACGCGGTTGAAAAACTAAACCCGGAAGCTGAGGTTAAATTGTCGAAACGGTACGGCAAGAAAAAGATGAACCTCGATTTTTCGTTATTCGGGTTTCAACAAACGATGAATCAACTGATGGGCATCGACACCAAACGCTCCAGCAAACGGCCCAAGATCGCCGTGATCTATGCGACCGGGGCGATTACTTCCGGACGCAGCGGATCCAGCATGTTCGGCGGTCAATCACTCGGATCGGAAACGCTGATCAAGGCGATTCGTGAAGTCCGTGAAGATGAGACCGTGAAGGCGGTTGTGCTGCGTGTTGATAGCCCCGGCGGCAGCGCGCTGGCCAGCGACTTGATGTGGCGCGAACTGGAACTGCTGGAAGTTCCTTTCTACGTCAGCATGGGCGATACGGCAGCCAGCGGTGGGTATTACATTGCGATGGGAGCCGATCGCATCTTTGCCGAGCCAGGCACGCTCACCGGTTCGATCGGGGTGGTCGGGGGCAAATTGGCGATTGGCGGGTTGTTCAATAAGGTCGGCGTGACCACCAGCGTCATCAGTCGCGGTAAGAATGCCGGTGTATTCAGCACGACCGACGGTTTCACTGAATCCGAGCGGGCAGCGATGGTGAAGTTGCTCAACACGGTTTATGAGCAATTCACTAGCAAAGCCGCAAAGGGTCGCGGGATGGACTTGGCGCGGCTCGAGGAATTGGCTGGCGGCCGTGTTTATACCGGAACCCAAGCCTTGAAGGTGGGACTCGTCGACGAACTCGGCACCTTGGCCGATACGATTACTGCTGTGAAAGTCAAAGCAGGATTTGACGCCGATAAAAACCTGGAACTCAAAGTGCTGCCCAAAGCTCCCAACCCGTTGGAAGCATTTCTGGGGCCAATGGATGCCGATGCACGGAGTAGTGCCGCCCAAACAGCCTTGCTCCGCAGGACGTTGGATGGCATTGCCCCGGAACTGACACGGCAACTACAAGGTTTAGAACTCTTGAGGTTGTTCGGCAACCAACGCGTGTTGGTATTGATGCCGTTCAACCTGCATTTGAATTAA
- a CDS encoding LCCL domain-containing protein, producing MSMTIARLPHAGLVKRRTKFGRVFTLSFAGLLLGLGSAVAYSAETGNDSRVLPEIKWDTTLNKFQFDADKFIGQRLTVKCPPAAVDQSFSGVYGTDFYPSDTSICIAALHAGMITKEGGTVTIQLNPGKPKYAGSKRNGVETDSLPETRRSMSFVDGPGSDETNKIHLAHIPRIDWDTKFTRSGFAYRRLVGQRFSFRCPPAPSNLRPRIVYGTDTYDFSSMICRAALHAGKITTQGGIVTVEIGPGVPKFVGSIRNGIETNSKGGTDRTLTFIDHAKMKKREQSANK from the coding sequence ATGTCGATGACAATCGCTCGTCTCCCACACGCCGGTCTGGTCAAACGCCGTACCAAGTTTGGCCGAGTTTTTACGCTGAGTTTTGCTGGGCTGTTGTTGGGTTTGGGAAGTGCGGTGGCCTATTCCGCTGAGACGGGAAACGATTCTCGGGTCCTTCCTGAAATCAAATGGGACACGACGCTCAATAAGTTTCAATTTGATGCGGACAAATTTATCGGCCAACGCCTCACCGTGAAGTGTCCGCCGGCGGCGGTGGATCAAAGTTTTTCCGGTGTCTACGGCACGGATTTTTATCCGAGTGACACTTCCATTTGTATTGCTGCACTGCATGCCGGAATGATTACGAAAGAGGGTGGAACGGTGACGATCCAGCTCAACCCGGGCAAACCGAAGTATGCGGGCAGCAAACGCAATGGCGTCGAAACGGACAGCTTGCCTGAAACTCGCCGCAGCATGTCATTTGTTGATGGCCCCGGTTCGGATGAGACCAATAAAATTCACCTGGCGCACATTCCGCGCATCGATTGGGACACCAAGTTCACCCGAAGTGGATTTGCCTATCGGCGCCTGGTCGGCCAACGCTTCTCGTTTCGGTGCCCGCCTGCCCCGAGCAATTTGCGACCAAGAATCGTCTACGGCACGGATACTTATGACTTTTCCAGCATGATCTGCCGAGCAGCATTGCATGCGGGTAAGATCACGACGCAAGGGGGAATCGTGACGGTCGAGATTGGTCCCGGCGTGCCGAAGTTTGTGGGCAGCATTCGTAATGGGATTGAAACCAACAGCAAAGGTGGAACCGATCGCACACTTACTTTTATCGATCACGCCAAAATGAAGAAGCGTGAACAGTCTGCGAACAAGTAG